Proteins encoded by one window of Corallococcus exiguus:
- a CDS encoding DUF429 domain-containing protein, with amino-acid sequence MTDARRFVGWDLTDPFARAPRPVDEAIVDGDGRVRFSQRVWPSARERHGLDPEALAEAFAVGPGDVVVVDGPQALANPGAKVRDAERKLRAPGRTPDVLPVPGAPFAGFVRGSVLLFAALRAHARVPMLDLDTPSLSHARLFEAFPGATWRALAVEKLGAKATPEGRARRQALLEASGLRFEDAATCTHDQLDAALCAWLGWLTRTRPGDVIAVGLPLTRDADGTLREGRILDLTLL; translated from the coding sequence ATGACGGACGCGCGCCGCTTCGTGGGCTGGGACCTGACGGACCCCTTCGCTCGCGCGCCACGCCCCGTGGACGAGGCCATCGTGGACGGTGACGGCCGCGTGCGCTTCTCCCAGCGCGTCTGGCCCTCGGCACGGGAGCGGCACGGGCTGGACCCGGAGGCGCTCGCGGAGGCCTTCGCCGTGGGACCCGGCGACGTGGTGGTGGTGGACGGGCCGCAGGCGTTGGCGAACCCCGGCGCGAAGGTGCGGGACGCGGAGCGGAAGCTGCGCGCCCCGGGCCGCACCCCGGACGTGCTGCCCGTGCCCGGTGCGCCCTTCGCGGGCTTCGTGCGCGGCAGCGTGCTGCTGTTCGCCGCGCTGCGGGCCCATGCCCGGGTTCCCATGCTGGACCTGGACACGCCGTCGCTGTCACACGCGCGCCTGTTCGAAGCCTTCCCCGGTGCCACCTGGCGCGCGCTGGCTGTGGAGAAGTTGGGGGCAAAAGCCACGCCGGAGGGACGCGCCCGGAGACAGGCCCTGCTGGAAGCATCCGGACTGCGCTTCGAGGACGCAGCAACGTGCACGCACGACCAGCTGGATGCCGCGCTCTGCGCCTGGCTGGGGTGGCTCACACGCACCCGGCCCGGGGACGTCATCGCGGTGGGCCTGCCCCTCACGCGTGACGCGGATGGAACATTGCGCGAGGGACGTATCCTGGACCTGACTCTACTGTAA
- a CDS encoding tRNA1(Val) (adenine(37)-N6)-methyltransferase: MGSVRLEDGETLDSIGTADVRVFQRRTGYRFTLDAVLLAHFAATEGGDLPGPVLELGAGSGVVSLLLVKQFGVAGPVDALELQPAVHERLTRAVALNGCEGRVRPVLGDLRQARSLFTAGTYGQVVSNPPFRRAEAGVVSPDAERAVSKSEVACDALSVAAAARHALRPGGGVSLVYPAARLAEVLGVLAGARLFPRVLRSVHARVDAPATRFLVQALRDQDRGLSVRAPLIVHGEGPGGYGAEVAALMDVPLAERNGG, from the coding sequence GTGGGGTCCGTCAGGCTGGAGGACGGCGAGACGCTGGACTCCATTGGCACCGCGGACGTGCGCGTGTTCCAGCGCCGCACGGGCTACCGCTTCACGTTGGACGCGGTGCTGCTGGCGCACTTCGCGGCCACGGAGGGCGGTGACCTGCCCGGGCCCGTGCTGGAACTCGGCGCGGGCAGCGGCGTGGTGTCGCTGCTGCTGGTGAAGCAGTTCGGCGTCGCGGGTCCGGTGGATGCGCTGGAGTTGCAGCCCGCGGTGCACGAACGGCTGACGCGCGCGGTGGCGCTCAACGGGTGCGAGGGCCGGGTGCGGCCGGTACTCGGGGACCTGCGGCAGGCGCGGTCGCTGTTCACGGCCGGGACCTATGGGCAGGTGGTGTCCAACCCGCCGTTCCGCCGGGCCGAGGCGGGCGTGGTGAGCCCGGACGCGGAGCGGGCCGTCTCCAAGTCGGAGGTGGCGTGCGATGCGCTGTCCGTGGCCGCGGCGGCGCGGCATGCCCTGCGGCCCGGGGGTGGCGTGAGCCTGGTGTATCCGGCGGCGCGGCTGGCGGAGGTGCTGGGGGTGCTCGCGGGCGCGCGGTTGTTCCCCCGGGTGCTGCGCTCCGTGCACGCGCGGGTGGACGCGCCCGCCACGCGCTTCCTGGTGCAGGCGTTGAGGGACCAGGATCGGGGCCTGTCGGTGCGTGCGCCGCTCATCGTCCATGGCGAGGGACCCGGCGGCTACGGCGCGGAGGTGGCGGCGCTGATGGACGTGCCGCTGGCGGAGCGGAACGGGGGTTGA
- a CDS encoding serine/threonine protein kinase translates to MALEDELIDFHRGERIGKYEVLTQLTVGGMAELFLGYTSGPGGFRKYVVIKRILPDARSNDQFVRMFLDEARITAAFNHPNIAQVFDLGEEDDGLYLAMEFIGGQNLNQVTSACMKKRQPVPLAFTLSVARDVCLALHYAHTFTSAGGEASPVIHRDVAQKNIMVTYDGTVKLLDFGIAKAKNSLERTNVGTVKGTTGYMSPEQVRGDSLDGRSDLFSVGVVMHELITGERLFAGKTERDEMVKILEDAIPWPSVLLPHVSEDISRVVMRALERNVDRRYPSGRDMARAIEKVAGGKLMDADQRAALMKSLFAERMAATRSLLESADVTTSSQVLASAKRALQKDDGPYLPERKATALSVVEARKKAEIAKIRAEGPGSDETAPPVKRSKLGRVWALLSLSLFLGLAYGAFRLTQLLEAEEKAPPPPPMGLGAMVPILPPNAPVPGGDVAVVEPDKDKDRDTKDRDTRDKDRDRAGAKDRDNDRDEATSNRGSRKGKGKGEVTLFLDEPAEIFLNNKSLGRAPLVKRSLPVGQAELILVGEDKKRRVLAVPVETGKPVRLNLKLRELPGR, encoded by the coding sequence ATGGCGCTGGAGGATGAGCTCATCGACTTCCATCGGGGCGAGCGCATCGGGAAGTACGAGGTGCTCACGCAGCTGACCGTGGGCGGCATGGCGGAGCTGTTCCTGGGCTACACGTCGGGCCCGGGCGGCTTCCGCAAGTACGTGGTCATCAAGCGCATCCTCCCGGACGCGCGCTCCAATGATCAGTTCGTCCGCATGTTCCTGGACGAGGCGCGCATCACCGCGGCCTTCAACCACCCGAACATCGCGCAGGTGTTCGACCTGGGGGAGGAGGACGACGGGCTCTACCTGGCCATGGAGTTCATCGGCGGGCAGAACCTCAACCAGGTGACCAGCGCGTGCATGAAGAAGCGCCAGCCGGTGCCGCTGGCCTTCACCCTGTCCGTGGCCCGCGACGTGTGCCTGGCGCTGCACTACGCGCACACCTTCACGTCCGCTGGCGGCGAGGCGAGCCCCGTCATCCACCGCGACGTGGCGCAGAAGAACATCATGGTGACGTACGACGGCACCGTGAAGCTGCTCGACTTCGGCATCGCCAAGGCGAAGAACAGCCTGGAGCGCACCAACGTGGGCACGGTGAAGGGCACCACCGGGTACATGTCCCCGGAGCAGGTGCGCGGCGATTCGCTCGACGGCCGCAGCGACCTGTTCTCCGTGGGCGTGGTGATGCACGAGCTCATCACCGGCGAGCGGCTCTTCGCGGGCAAGACCGAGCGCGACGAGATGGTGAAGATCCTCGAGGACGCCATCCCGTGGCCGTCGGTGCTGCTGCCGCACGTCTCCGAGGACATCTCCCGCGTGGTGATGCGCGCGCTGGAGCGCAACGTGGACCGCCGCTACCCGTCCGGGCGGGACATGGCGCGCGCCATCGAGAAGGTGGCTGGCGGCAAGCTGATGGACGCGGACCAGCGCGCCGCGCTCATGAAGAGCCTGTTCGCGGAGCGCATGGCGGCCACGCGCTCCCTGCTGGAGAGCGCGGACGTCACCACGAGCAGCCAGGTGCTGGCGTCGGCGAAGCGGGCGCTCCAGAAGGATGACGGCCCCTACCTGCCGGAGCGCAAGGCCACCGCGCTCAGCGTGGTGGAGGCGCGCAAGAAGGCGGAGATCGCGAAGATTCGCGCGGAAGGCCCCGGCAGCGACGAGACCGCGCCCCCGGTGAAGCGCTCGAAGCTGGGCAGGGTGTGGGCGCTCCTGTCGCTGTCGCTGTTCCTGGGCCTGGCCTACGGCGCGTTCCGGCTCACCCAGCTGCTGGAGGCCGAGGAGAAGGCGCCCCCTCCCCCACCCATGGGCCTGGGCGCCATGGTCCCCATCCTGCCGCCCAACGCCCCCGTGCCCGGCGGGGACGTGGCCGTCGTGGAGCCGGACAAGGACAAGGATCGCGACACCAAGGACCGCGACACGAGGGACAAGGACCGCGACCGGGCAGGCGCGAAGGACCGGGACAACGACCGGGACGAGGCCACCTCCAACCGGGGCAGCCGCAAGGGCAAGGGCAAGGGCGAGGTGACGCTCTTCCTGGACGAGCCCGCGGAGATCTTCCTCAACAACAAGTCCCTGGGTCGCGCGCCGTTGGTGAAGCGCTCCCTGCCGGTGGGACAGGCGGAGCTGATTCTGGTGGGCGAGGACAAGAAGCGCCGCGTACTCGCCGTGCCGGTGGAGACGGGCAAGCCCGTGCGCCTCAACCTCAAGCTGAGGGAGCTGCCGGGCCGCTGA
- a CDS encoding tenascin-X, with amino-acid sequence MARTRTVGSGGLKGLPEAPTVSPGSVPGRPVALAMALAALLAFGSACRDEPPLTGARSLLRVSQEAVTFPASYPRVERVVELRVVNAGRTTLDVEWTALTAPFSASGLPARMVPGEVPVRLSYRPEATGVLTATLVGRAPGGGEVRVELRGESNPYPDCPTPVACHTSTFDVATEKCVEAEEPDGTACDPGNACIQGATCTAGRCKGPERVCDDGNACTTDVCNPLDGCTSVPAPPCPGDGKCQVGACDPKVGCTLAKAPDGTFCGPERGCDAADVCLDGTCQRRDPPDNFTCAPASPCQGPGKCKGSVCERPAATALVPDWTYDAASNGEALHDLLVGPTGDVTLVGFFVPALLDAAGPVPVRASTSGRRCMLWNDRLLCMDLPLSGQVSLLDRVTGAPRWTFDLTTARPDFTQGLTTVFMARLGVMQPDRLAALFEAYPTGTSRNTLCRQYFLVVLDAFGGMVSAQALQDPLLAECNHPHPYGVASDAAGDVYVAFGPTQNVGAPLYPGAPTLVMAFSQDGVPRWRKTEAFAAGELAIVNGLLLNERSTQALSTRDGQAVGSQTFPRGLGRALATSAHVIPSPSEDDTVGEWTLEGYALPNLTPSWTHGFQGWPGPVAPEVRLASWTTWPGQPPETVVVGTGMNATGPVLFAVSAKDGSEVFQCPVSNAATPAQFLELGPDSIVMMDGATTCGECDPPYAYSQSRFRRFPIPGLKPAEEPWPGTFGGPGHDHHEDPVRGR; translated from the coding sequence ATGGCGCGCACGCGGACGGTGGGCAGTGGGGGCCTGAAGGGCCTTCCGGAGGCTCCAACGGTGTCCCCCGGGTCGGTGCCGGGCCGGCCGGTGGCCCTGGCAATGGCCCTGGCGGCCCTCCTGGCCTTCGGAAGCGCTTGCCGGGACGAACCCCCGCTAACGGGCGCCCGGAGCCTCCTGCGGGTCTCCCAGGAGGCCGTAACGTTCCCGGCCAGCTACCCCCGGGTGGAGCGGGTGGTGGAGCTCCGGGTGGTGAACGCGGGCCGGACGACGCTGGACGTGGAGTGGACGGCGCTGACCGCCCCCTTCTCCGCGTCCGGGTTGCCCGCACGGATGGTGCCGGGCGAGGTCCCGGTCCGGCTGTCCTACCGGCCGGAAGCCACGGGCGTGTTGACGGCCACGCTGGTGGGGCGGGCGCCGGGGGGCGGGGAGGTGCGGGTGGAGCTGCGCGGGGAGTCGAACCCGTATCCGGACTGCCCCACGCCGGTGGCCTGCCACACCTCCACGTTCGACGTGGCGACGGAGAAGTGCGTGGAGGCCGAGGAGCCGGACGGCACGGCCTGCGACCCGGGCAACGCGTGCATCCAGGGCGCCACGTGCACGGCGGGGCGGTGCAAGGGCCCGGAGCGCGTCTGCGACGACGGCAACGCGTGCACCACGGACGTGTGCAACCCGCTGGACGGCTGCACGTCGGTGCCGGCGCCGCCGTGTCCGGGGGACGGGAAGTGCCAGGTGGGCGCATGCGACCCGAAGGTGGGGTGCACGCTGGCGAAGGCGCCGGACGGGACGTTCTGCGGCCCGGAGCGCGGCTGTGACGCGGCGGACGTGTGCCTGGACGGGACGTGTCAGCGCCGCGATCCGCCGGACAACTTCACCTGCGCGCCGGCCAGCCCCTGCCAGGGACCGGGCAAGTGCAAGGGCTCCGTGTGCGAGCGCCCCGCCGCGACGGCGCTGGTGCCGGACTGGACCTACGACGCGGCCTCCAACGGCGAGGCGCTGCACGACCTGTTGGTGGGGCCCACGGGGGACGTGACGCTGGTGGGCTTCTTCGTGCCGGCGCTCTTGGACGCGGCGGGCCCGGTGCCGGTGCGCGCGAGCACGTCCGGGCGCCGGTGCATGCTGTGGAACGACCGGCTGTTGTGCATGGACCTGCCGCTGTCCGGGCAGGTGTCGCTGTTGGACAGGGTGACGGGCGCGCCGAGGTGGACGTTCGACCTGACGACGGCGCGGCCGGACTTCACGCAGGGGCTGACGACGGTGTTCATGGCGCGGCTGGGGGTGATGCAGCCGGACCGGTTGGCGGCGCTCTTCGAGGCGTACCCGACGGGCACGTCGCGGAACACGCTGTGCCGGCAGTACTTCCTGGTGGTGTTGGATGCCTTTGGCGGGATGGTATCCGCGCAGGCGTTGCAGGATCCGCTGCTCGCGGAGTGCAACCACCCGCACCCGTACGGCGTGGCGTCCGACGCGGCGGGGGATGTGTATGTGGCGTTCGGGCCCACGCAGAACGTGGGGGCGCCGCTGTATCCGGGAGCGCCGACGTTGGTGATGGCGTTCTCGCAGGACGGGGTGCCGCGCTGGCGGAAGACAGAGGCCTTCGCCGCGGGGGAGCTGGCCATCGTGAACGGGCTCCTGCTCAACGAACGCTCCACGCAGGCGCTGAGCACGCGGGACGGGCAGGCGGTGGGTTCACAGACGTTCCCCCGGGGGCTGGGCCGCGCGTTGGCGACCTCCGCGCACGTGATTCCCTCGCCCTCCGAGGACGACACCGTGGGCGAGTGGACGCTGGAGGGCTACGCGTTGCCGAATCTCACGCCGTCCTGGACGCACGGGTTCCAGGGGTGGCCGGGGCCGGTGGCGCCGGAGGTCCGGCTGGCGAGCTGGACGACCTGGCCGGGCCAGCCGCCGGAGACGGTGGTGGTGGGCACGGGCATGAACGCGACGGGGCCGGTGCTGTTCGCGGTGAGCGCGAAGGACGGCAGCGAGGTGTTCCAGTGCCCGGTGTCGAACGCGGCGACGCCCGCGCAGTTCCTGGAGCTGGGGCCGGACAGCATCGTGATGATGGACGGGGCCACGACGTGCGGTGAGTGCGATCCGCCGTATGCCTATAGCCAATCGCGCTTCCGGCGCTTCCCGATTCCCGGCCTGAAGCCCGCGGAGGAACCCTGGCCCGGAACGTTCGGCGGGCCAGGGCACGACCATCACGAGGACCCGGTGCGCGGGCGCTGA
- the gshB gene encoding glutathione synthase encodes MLEGAARAEGVRYLPPFMALSLGFLMDPLESVRVDHDTTFSLMLEAQRRGHDVYYFEQGWLRFNGRCSEARMRRVRVRREVGHHFDVLSEDVRPLSKLDVLFLRKDPPVDADYLHATQLVELCPDRSPIFINNPSGIRDANEKLFTLNFPDLMPETRVTRELSVVLEFAAKNAQGTILKPIDGFGGKGILFLAPGDRNARSMVELLTQGGKEPILAQAYVPESRLGDKRIILVDGDPVGAVLRVPSDADHRGNMAAGGTPMKAEITERDLYICKRLKPSLQEKGLTLVGIDVLGDYLTEVNVTSPTGLVEASHLDGVSCEARVLDVAERMHGAR; translated from the coding sequence ATGCTCGAAGGAGCGGCACGGGCGGAGGGCGTCCGCTATCTTCCGCCCTTCATGGCCCTCTCCCTAGGCTTCCTGATGGACCCGCTCGAGAGCGTGCGGGTGGACCACGACACGACGTTCTCGCTGATGCTGGAGGCACAGCGGCGGGGGCACGACGTCTACTACTTCGAACAGGGGTGGTTGCGCTTCAACGGCCGGTGCTCGGAGGCGCGCATGCGCCGGGTCCGGGTGCGGCGTGAGGTGGGGCACCACTTCGACGTGCTGAGCGAGGACGTGCGTCCGCTGTCGAAGCTGGACGTGCTCTTCCTGCGCAAGGACCCGCCGGTGGACGCGGACTATCTGCACGCCACGCAGCTGGTGGAGCTGTGTCCGGACCGTTCTCCCATCTTCATCAACAACCCGTCCGGTATCCGCGACGCGAACGAGAAGCTCTTCACGCTGAACTTCCCGGACCTGATGCCGGAGACGCGCGTCACGCGCGAGCTGTCCGTGGTGCTGGAGTTCGCGGCGAAGAACGCGCAGGGCACCATCCTGAAGCCCATCGACGGGTTCGGGGGCAAGGGCATCCTGTTCCTCGCGCCGGGGGACCGCAACGCGCGCTCCATGGTGGAGCTGCTCACGCAGGGCGGGAAGGAGCCCATCCTCGCGCAGGCGTACGTGCCGGAGAGCCGCCTGGGCGACAAGCGCATCATCCTGGTGGACGGAGACCCGGTGGGCGCGGTGCTGCGCGTGCCGTCGGACGCGGACCACCGGGGCAACATGGCCGCGGGCGGCACGCCGATGAAGGCGGAGATCACCGAGCGCGACCTCTACATCTGCAAGCGCCTCAAGCCGTCGCTCCAGGAGAAGGGGCTGACGCTGGTGGGCATCGACGTGCTGGGCGACTACCTCACGGAGGTGAACGTCACCAGCCCCACGGGCCTGGTGGAGGCCAGCCACCTGGACGGCGTCTCCTGCGAGGCGCGCGTGCTGGACGTCGCCGAGCGGATGCACGGCGCGCGCTGA
- a CDS encoding head GIN domain-containing protein, whose translation MRMSSLSLLAACCLVTSACTAHAEDATRPSQGAGETRQVEDFHGVSVGHGMHAEVKVGPKSVRLEGSPENLSRLQLEVEDGILTTRVERKGWSGLNGKVKLIVSSPRIDSLEASGGSRMNADVTASGEFDAEASGGSVLTVRGVDAKKVEAESSGGSEITLSGRATQLEAEASGGAQVHAQKLQGITDLKVEASGGSIVEADAPTSVSGDASGGSIIRLSKRPQNSNVDVSGGSRLDASN comes from the coding sequence ATGAGGATGTCCTCGCTGTCCCTGCTCGCCGCCTGCTGTCTCGTCACCTCCGCCTGCACCGCCCACGCGGAGGACGCGACCCGGCCCTCCCAGGGCGCCGGTGAGACGCGCCAGGTGGAGGACTTCCACGGCGTCTCCGTGGGTCACGGCATGCACGCGGAGGTGAAGGTGGGCCCCAAGTCCGTCCGCCTGGAGGGCTCCCCTGAAAACCTCTCCCGCCTTCAGTTGGAGGTGGAGGACGGCATCCTCACCACGCGCGTGGAGCGCAAGGGCTGGAGCGGCCTCAACGGCAAGGTGAAGCTCATCGTGTCCTCGCCCCGCATCGACTCCCTGGAGGCCAGCGGCGGCAGCCGCATGAACGCGGACGTCACCGCGTCCGGCGAGTTCGACGCCGAGGCCAGCGGTGGCTCGGTGCTCACCGTGCGCGGCGTGGACGCCAAGAAGGTGGAGGCCGAGTCCAGCGGCGGCTCCGAAATCACCCTGAGCGGCCGCGCGACGCAGCTGGAGGCCGAGGCCAGTGGCGGCGCGCAGGTGCATGCCCAGAAGCTCCAGGGCATCACCGACCTGAAGGTGGAGGCCAGCGGCGGCTCCATCGTGGAGGCCGATGCCCCCACCAGCGTCTCCGGTGACGCCTCCGGCGGCAGCATCATCCGCCTGTCGAAGCGGCCCCAGAACTCCAACGTGGACGTCAGCGGCGGTTCGCGCCTCGACGCCTCGAACTAG
- a CDS encoding aldo/keto reductase: MHYRPLGRTGLFVSELCFGAMTFGGEGYWKNIGQQGQSEADALVGRCLDAGINFFDTANVYSYGQSEELLGKALAAKRSQVVLATKVRGRMGPGQNETGLSRYHIFDSVHASLKRLGTDHIDLLQIHGYDVATPLEETLRALDDLVSQGKVRYLGASNLAAWQLMKALGISDHRGLARFESLQAYYSIAGRDLERELVPLMKDQQVGLMVWSPLAGGFLSGKYRRNAEGPEGARRTTFDFPPVDRERAYNAIDVMDEVAKETGTTVARVALAWLLHQPHVTTVILGAKTQAQLEDNLAASELRLSAEQLSKLDAVSKLPPEYPGWMVERQNADRFPPAR; this comes from the coding sequence ATGCACTACCGTCCGCTGGGCCGCACCGGCCTGTTTGTCTCTGAACTGTGTTTCGGCGCCATGACCTTCGGTGGCGAGGGCTACTGGAAGAACATCGGGCAGCAGGGCCAGTCGGAGGCTGACGCGCTGGTGGGCCGGTGCCTGGACGCGGGCATCAACTTCTTCGACACCGCGAACGTGTATTCGTACGGGCAGTCGGAGGAGCTGCTCGGCAAGGCGTTGGCGGCGAAGCGTTCGCAGGTGGTGCTGGCCACCAAGGTGCGCGGCCGCATGGGCCCGGGCCAGAACGAGACAGGCCTGTCCCGCTACCACATCTTCGACTCCGTGCACGCGAGCCTGAAGCGCCTGGGCACGGACCACATCGACCTCCTGCAGATCCACGGCTACGACGTGGCCACGCCGCTGGAGGAGACGCTGCGCGCGCTGGACGACCTCGTGAGCCAGGGCAAGGTGCGCTACCTGGGCGCGTCCAACCTGGCCGCGTGGCAGCTGATGAAGGCGCTGGGCATTAGCGACCACCGCGGCCTGGCCCGCTTCGAATCGCTCCAGGCCTACTACTCCATCGCCGGCCGTGACCTGGAGCGCGAGCTGGTGCCGCTGATGAAGGACCAGCAGGTGGGCCTGATGGTGTGGAGCCCGCTCGCGGGAGGCTTCCTCTCCGGCAAGTACCGCCGCAACGCCGAAGGCCCCGAGGGCGCCCGCCGCACCACCTTCGACTTCCCGCCCGTGGACCGCGAGCGCGCGTACAACGCCATCGACGTGATGGATGAGGTCGCGAAGGAGACGGGCACCACCGTGGCGCGCGTGGCGCTCGCGTGGCTGCTGCACCAGCCGCACGTCACCACCGTCATCCTCGGCGCGAAGACGCAGGCCCAACTCGAGGACAACCTGGCCGCGTCCGAGCTGCGCCTCAGCGCCGAGCAACTCTCGAAGCTGGACGCCGTCTCCAAGCTGCCCCCCGAGTACCCGGGTTGGATGGTGGAGCGTCAGAACGCGGACCGCTTCCCGCCGGCCCGCTGA